From one Mytilus edulis chromosome 1, xbMytEdul2.2, whole genome shotgun sequence genomic stretch:
- the LOC139513014 gene encoding uncharacterized protein yields the protein MNTTEDSTHVKCEFLESPSLGITIIFCHIIIISSSIVGMAANSLILYCIKRQKSLRTYANATLINSCIINIFGCSFLLPFRFIVLGMFVNEPFILSGFCKTVTFFRSFCEIFQLSMLVTISYERYHAVLLPFEKESRVKRVMTLIVLSWCLAIIYSTISTVFLLDSSIYIICKQGQPHLDRNWVDYDSFVSFPFGCLCFISVLIFYTCIIKALLKQSKKMLSHSKVRNRKVHPAESNVHMTSSVDALKTPAHTNVPKTDVIKTKNTTNTQSVPEISINELHVGNGNSKDMKEALQINDNESMLKPSILFNKLPSINETSSSSQNIRSKSLVVISSSPEMQNINISPAREKVDKPNVGNINISNCSDKLNEEKTYEIYDADGTIRVEKNSNDQVVGDVCVFNPKNREIGKRKLEAKIAKHFAIGIGLFGLVWIPFPVFILIHFNTITLSEAECHVLAVLSTFSLTVYTVNPLITIFMNGKVNAECKKISKLFCKK from the coding sequence ATGAATACAACTGAAGATTCAACACATGTGAAGTGTGAATTTTTGGAATCACCATCTCTGGGAATTACAATTATTTTCTGCCATATTATCATAATTTCTTCATCTATAGTTGGTATGGCGGCAAATTCGTTAATATTATACTGCATTAAAAGACAAAAGTCATTACGGACTTATGCCAATGCAACGTTAATAAACAGCTgcataataaatatttttggatGTAGTTTTTTATTACCATTTCGATTCATAGTTTTGGGAATGTTTGTAAATGAACCTTTTATTCTCAGTGGATTTTGTAAAACTGTGACGTTCTTTCGGTCATTTTGCGAAATATTTCAACTTTCGATGTTAGTAACTATAAGCTATGAGCGATACCACGCAGTTTTACTACCGTTTGAAAAGGAAAGTAGAGTAAAGCGCGTTATGACCTTGATAGTTTTATCTTGGTGTTTAGCTATAATTTACAGCACAATATCGACAGTATTTTTATTAGACAGTTCTATATACATTATTTGTAAGCAAGGTCAACCTCATTTGGACAGAAATTGGGTAGATTACGACAGTTTTGTGAGTTTTCCGTTTGGATGTTTGTGTTTTATATCAGTACTGATATTTTACACTTGTATCATCAAAGCTCTCTTAAAACAATCCAAAAAAATGCTGAGTCATTCTAAAGTAAGAAATAGAAAAGTTCACCCTGCTGAAAGTAATGTTCATATGACTTCTTCGGTAGATGCATTAAAGACTCCTGCGCACACAAATGTGCCGAAAACGGATGTTATTAAAACTAAAAATACTACAAACACGCAATCAGTTCCGGAAATTTCTATCAACGAACTACATGTTGGTAATGGAAATTCAAAGGACATGAAAGAAGCGTTACAAATAAATGATAATGAGAGTATGCTGAAACCAAGTATTTTATTCAACAAATTGCCTAGTATAAATGAAACGAGTAGTAGTAGTCAAAACATAAGATCAAAATCTTTAGTAGTTATCTCTTCTTCCCCGGAaatgcaaaatataaatatatcaccAGCAAGAGAAAAAGTTGACAAACCAAATGTtggaaatatcaatatttcaaattgtTCAGATAAACTGAATGAGGAAAAAACATACGAAATTTATGATGCTGATGGAACCATCAGAGTGGAAAAAAACAGTAACGATCAAGTTGTAGGAGACGTGTGCGTTTTCAATCCGAAAAATAGAGAAATTGGAAAACGAAAACTGGAAGCCAAAATTGCTAAACACTTTGCCATTGGAATAGGTTTGTTTGGATTAGTATGGATACCTTTTCCTGTATTTATTCTTatacattttaatacaattacATTATCGGAGGCAGAGTGTCATGTTTTAGCCGTTCTTTCGACATTTTCATTAACAGTGTATACAGTTAATCCGTTAATTACTATTTTTATGAACGGAAAAGTAAACGCTGAATGTAAAAAGATCTCGAAACTTTTTTGTaagaaataa